The following are encoded in a window of Gossypium raimondii isolate GPD5lz chromosome 13, ASM2569854v1, whole genome shotgun sequence genomic DNA:
- the LOC105784430 gene encoding septum-promoting GTP-binding protein 1, protein MTLPSMKTVHLNTKWGILERVSIFRRFFSFLWDKILVCSIARPIQYRRLTRPDSSSSSSSPVEVVVVDDNKNLPEDHPPMICNGNEADSDLVSLKISLLGDCQIGKTSFLIKYVGDEQEKSLQMTGLNLVNKTLFVQGARIAFSIWDVGGDSNSLDLLPIACKNAVAILFMFDLTSRCTLNGVVGWYSQARKWNQTAIPILVGTKFDDFVGLPPDLQWTIVTQARAYARAMNATLFFSSATHNINVNKIFKFIMAKLFNLPWTVERNLTIGEPIIDF, encoded by the exons ATGACACTTCCTTCAATGAAAACTGTTCATCTTAATACTAAGTGGGGTATACTTGAAAGGGTATCGATTTTTCGAAGATTTTTTAGCTTCCTTTGGGATAAAATTCTTGTTTGTTCTATAGCAAGGCCTATTCAGTACAGAAGATTGACTCGCCCggattcatcatcatcatcttcttctccgGTGGAAGTTGTGGTGGTTGACGACAATAAGAACTTGCCGGAGGATCATCCTCCGATGATATGCAATGGGAATGAAGCGGATTCGGATTTGGTTAGTCTGAAGATTAGTTTGTTAGGTGACTGTCAAATTGGAAAAACCAGCTTTCTT ATCAAATATGTCGGGGATGAACAAGAGAAAAGCTTACAGATGACTGGATTAAATTTGGTTAACAAAACATTATTTGTTCAAGGTGCCAGGATTGCTTTCAGCATATGGGATGTAGGAG GTGACAGTAACTCACTTGATCTTCTTCCAATTGCTTGTAAAAATGCTGTAgcaattttgtttatgtttgatCTAACTAGCCGATGCACTCTTAACGG TGTTGTTGGATGGTATAGTCAAGCAAGAAAGTGGAATCAG ACAGCAATTCCAATATTGGTAGGGaccaaatttgatgattttgttgGTCTTCCCCCAGATTTGCAATGGACTATAGTGACTCAG GCAAGAGCATATGCCAGAGCAATGAATGCAACCCTTTTCTTCTCAAGTGCTACACATAATATCAATGTGAACAAGatcttcaaattcatcatgGCTAAACTCTTTAACTTGCCATGGACAGTTGAGAGAAACTTGACCATTGGGGAGCCAATTATTGACTTCTAA
- the LOC105783431 gene encoding FHA domain-containing protein DDL isoform X2, with amino-acid sequence MGRNSSNHSESPVRRRGSPQRRSPSNRERSPGRHKSSHKGSSPVREKSPSRHRRSHRDHSLERENRSSHTKSPKHASSRSPSPRTKRLRRPQAEKEVEKVEREYERNHSRGSEKSTHKDRASGKERISERETGGDRKDRRSGRDDTDSKSSRGRHEWSVSPLDRHHRSRHRSRSPASNSRSRDEVNNSRGAEHRDDEDDSVAKMKAAEDALEAKQKQKPTFELSGKLAAETNRVRGVTLLFNEPPDARKPDIRWRLYVFKAGEVLNEPLYIHRQSCYLFGRERRVADVPTDHPSCSKQHAVIQFRQVEKVQPDGTLTKQPRVCSTARELFPVRHAHTQSDGHHYDINQSHQHALEARIYLSTSLSQNTKTDVNVFSFSTFEIEEVPCRTR; translated from the exons ATGGGACGCAATTCGTCCAACCATTCTGAGTCTCCAGTTAGGAGGCGAGGGTCTCCTCAAAGGAGGAGTCCGTCTAATAGAGAAAGATCACCTGGAAGGCATAAGAGTTCACATAAAGGAAGCTCCCCTGTAAGAGAAAAGTCTCCTTCTCGGCACAGGAGGTCTCACAGGGATCATTCTTTGGAAAGAGAGAATCGTTCTAGCCATACGAAGTCTCCAAAACATGCTAGTTCACGTTCTCCTTCCCCCAGGACAAAGAGGTTGAGGAGACCACAGGCTGAAAAGGAAGTTGAGAAAGTGGAGAGGGAGTATGAGAGAAATCATAGCAGGGGTAGTGAGAAGAGTACACATAAGGATAGAGCTTCAGGGAAGGAAAGGATTTCAGAGAGGGAGACGGGGGGTGACAGAAAGGATAGACGGTCGGGACGAGATGATACTGATAGCAAGTCTAGTAGAGGAAGACATGAGTGGTCTGTTTCTCCATTGGATCGCCACCACAGGAGCAGGCATAGATCTCGCTCACCTGCTTCAAATTCAAGATCTCGGGATGAG GTAAATAATTCAAGAGGTGCCGAACATAG ggatgatgaagatgattctGTTGCTAAGATGAAGGCAGCTGAGGATGCCTTGgaagcaaaacaaaaa CAAAAACCTACATTTGAGCTATCTGGAAAGCTTGCAGCAGAAACCAACAGAGTTAGAGGTGTGACTCTGCTGTTCAATGAACCCCCTGATGCTCGAAAACCCGATATAAGATGGCGACTCTATGTTTTCAAAGCTGGCGAAGTACTAAATG AACCCCTTTATATACATCGCCAGAGCTGTTACCTTTTCGGGAGGGAAAGGCGAGTGGCAGATGTACCGACAGACCATCCATCCTGCAGCAAGCAACATGCTGTCATTCAATTCCG TCAAGTAGAAAAAGTGCAACCTGATGGTACATTAACCAAGCAA CCGAGAGTATGTTCTACTGCACGAGAACTCTTCCCAGTGAGACACGCACACACACAATCAGACGGCCACCACTACGATATAAACCAATCTCATCAGCATGCACTAGAGGCAAGAATATATTTATCAACATCATTATCACAAAATACAAAGACCGATGTCAATGTGTTCAGTTTTTCCACATTTGAGATTGAAGAGGTTCCTTGTAGAACTAGATGA
- the LOC105783431 gene encoding FHA domain-containing protein DDL isoform X1 encodes MGRNSSNHSESPVRRRGSPQRRSPSNRERSPGRHKSSHKGSSPVREKSPSRHRRSHRDHSLERENRSSHTKSPKHASSRSPSPRTKRLRRPQAEKEVEKVEREYERNHSRGSEKSTHKDRASGKERISERETGGDRKDRRSGRDDTDSKSSRGRHEWSVSPLDRHHRSRHRSRSPASNSRSRDEVNNSRGAEHSRDDEDDSVAKMKAAEDALEAKQKQKPTFELSGKLAAETNRVRGVTLLFNEPPDARKPDIRWRLYVFKAGEVLNEPLYIHRQSCYLFGRERRVADVPTDHPSCSKQHAVIQFRQVEKVQPDGTLTKQPRVCSTARELFPVRHAHTQSDGHHYDINQSHQHALEARIYLSTSLSQNTKTDVNVFSFSTFEIEEVPCRTR; translated from the exons ATGGGACGCAATTCGTCCAACCATTCTGAGTCTCCAGTTAGGAGGCGAGGGTCTCCTCAAAGGAGGAGTCCGTCTAATAGAGAAAGATCACCTGGAAGGCATAAGAGTTCACATAAAGGAAGCTCCCCTGTAAGAGAAAAGTCTCCTTCTCGGCACAGGAGGTCTCACAGGGATCATTCTTTGGAAAGAGAGAATCGTTCTAGCCATACGAAGTCTCCAAAACATGCTAGTTCACGTTCTCCTTCCCCCAGGACAAAGAGGTTGAGGAGACCACAGGCTGAAAAGGAAGTTGAGAAAGTGGAGAGGGAGTATGAGAGAAATCATAGCAGGGGTAGTGAGAAGAGTACACATAAGGATAGAGCTTCAGGGAAGGAAAGGATTTCAGAGAGGGAGACGGGGGGTGACAGAAAGGATAGACGGTCGGGACGAGATGATACTGATAGCAAGTCTAGTAGAGGAAGACATGAGTGGTCTGTTTCTCCATTGGATCGCCACCACAGGAGCAGGCATAGATCTCGCTCACCTGCTTCAAATTCAAGATCTCGGGATGAG GTAAATAATTCAAGAGGTGCCGAACATAG cagggatgatgaagatgattctGTTGCTAAGATGAAGGCAGCTGAGGATGCCTTGgaagcaaaacaaaaa CAAAAACCTACATTTGAGCTATCTGGAAAGCTTGCAGCAGAAACCAACAGAGTTAGAGGTGTGACTCTGCTGTTCAATGAACCCCCTGATGCTCGAAAACCCGATATAAGATGGCGACTCTATGTTTTCAAAGCTGGCGAAGTACTAAATG AACCCCTTTATATACATCGCCAGAGCTGTTACCTTTTCGGGAGGGAAAGGCGAGTGGCAGATGTACCGACAGACCATCCATCCTGCAGCAAGCAACATGCTGTCATTCAATTCCG TCAAGTAGAAAAAGTGCAACCTGATGGTACATTAACCAAGCAA CCGAGAGTATGTTCTACTGCACGAGAACTCTTCCCAGTGAGACACGCACACACACAATCAGACGGCCACCACTACGATATAAACCAATCTCATCAGCATGCACTAGAGGCAAGAATATATTTATCAACATCATTATCACAAAATACAAAGACCGATGTCAATGTGTTCAGTTTTTCCACATTTGAGATTGAAGAGGTTCCTTGTAGAACTAGATGA
- the LOC105783431 gene encoding FHA domain-containing protein DDL isoform X3 — translation MGRNSSNHSESPVRRRGSPQRRSPSNRERSPGRHKSSHKGSSPVREKSPSRHRRSHRDHSLERENRSSHTKSPKHASSRSPSPRTKRLRRPQAEKEVEKVEREYERNHSRGSEKSTHKDRASGKERISERETGGDRKDRRSGRDDTDSKSSRGRHEWSVSPLDRHHRSRHRSRSPASNSRSRDEVNNSRGAEHSRDDEDDSVAKMKAAEDALEAKQKQKPTFELSGKLAAETNRVRGVTLLFNEPPDARKPDIRWRLYVFKAGEVLNEPLYIHRQSCYLFGRERRVADVPTDHPSCSKQHAVIQFRQVEKVQPDGTLTKQVRPYIMDLGSTNKTFINDNPIEPQRYYELFEKDTIKFGNSSREYVLLHENSSQ, via the exons ATGGGACGCAATTCGTCCAACCATTCTGAGTCTCCAGTTAGGAGGCGAGGGTCTCCTCAAAGGAGGAGTCCGTCTAATAGAGAAAGATCACCTGGAAGGCATAAGAGTTCACATAAAGGAAGCTCCCCTGTAAGAGAAAAGTCTCCTTCTCGGCACAGGAGGTCTCACAGGGATCATTCTTTGGAAAGAGAGAATCGTTCTAGCCATACGAAGTCTCCAAAACATGCTAGTTCACGTTCTCCTTCCCCCAGGACAAAGAGGTTGAGGAGACCACAGGCTGAAAAGGAAGTTGAGAAAGTGGAGAGGGAGTATGAGAGAAATCATAGCAGGGGTAGTGAGAAGAGTACACATAAGGATAGAGCTTCAGGGAAGGAAAGGATTTCAGAGAGGGAGACGGGGGGTGACAGAAAGGATAGACGGTCGGGACGAGATGATACTGATAGCAAGTCTAGTAGAGGAAGACATGAGTGGTCTGTTTCTCCATTGGATCGCCACCACAGGAGCAGGCATAGATCTCGCTCACCTGCTTCAAATTCAAGATCTCGGGATGAG GTAAATAATTCAAGAGGTGCCGAACATAG cagggatgatgaagatgattctGTTGCTAAGATGAAGGCAGCTGAGGATGCCTTGgaagcaaaacaaaaa CAAAAACCTACATTTGAGCTATCTGGAAAGCTTGCAGCAGAAACCAACAGAGTTAGAGGTGTGACTCTGCTGTTCAATGAACCCCCTGATGCTCGAAAACCCGATATAAGATGGCGACTCTATGTTTTCAAAGCTGGCGAAGTACTAAATG AACCCCTTTATATACATCGCCAGAGCTGTTACCTTTTCGGGAGGGAAAGGCGAGTGGCAGATGTACCGACAGACCATCCATCCTGCAGCAAGCAACATGCTGTCATTCAATTCCG TCAAGTAGAAAAAGTGCAACCTGATGGTACATTAACCAAGCAAGTAAG GCCTTATATAATGGACCTTGGAAgcactaataaaactttcattaAT GACAATCCAATTGAACCTCAACGTTATTATGAACTTTTTGAGAAAGACACCATTAAATTTGGTAATAGTAG CCGAGAGTATGTTCTACTGCACGAGAACTCTTCCCAGTGA
- the LOC105783431 gene encoding FHA domain-containing protein DDL isoform X4 translates to MGRNSSNHSESPVRRRGSPQRRSPSNRERSPGRHKSSHKGSSPVREKSPSRHRRSHRDHSLERENRSSHTKSPKHASSRSPSPRTKRLRRPQAEKEVEKVEREYERNHSRGSEKSTHKDRASGKERISERETGGDRKDRRSGRDDTDSKSSRGRHEWSVSPLDRHHRSRHRSRSPASNSRSRDEVNNSRGAEHRDDEDDSVAKMKAAEDALEAKQKQKPTFELSGKLAAETNRVRGVTLLFNEPPDARKPDIRWRLYVFKAGEVLNEPLYIHRQSCYLFGRERRVADVPTDHPSCSKQHAVIQFRQVEKVQPDGTLTKQVRPYIMDLGSTNKTFINDNPIEPQRYYELFEKDTIKFGNSSREYVLLHENSSQ, encoded by the exons ATGGGACGCAATTCGTCCAACCATTCTGAGTCTCCAGTTAGGAGGCGAGGGTCTCCTCAAAGGAGGAGTCCGTCTAATAGAGAAAGATCACCTGGAAGGCATAAGAGTTCACATAAAGGAAGCTCCCCTGTAAGAGAAAAGTCTCCTTCTCGGCACAGGAGGTCTCACAGGGATCATTCTTTGGAAAGAGAGAATCGTTCTAGCCATACGAAGTCTCCAAAACATGCTAGTTCACGTTCTCCTTCCCCCAGGACAAAGAGGTTGAGGAGACCACAGGCTGAAAAGGAAGTTGAGAAAGTGGAGAGGGAGTATGAGAGAAATCATAGCAGGGGTAGTGAGAAGAGTACACATAAGGATAGAGCTTCAGGGAAGGAAAGGATTTCAGAGAGGGAGACGGGGGGTGACAGAAAGGATAGACGGTCGGGACGAGATGATACTGATAGCAAGTCTAGTAGAGGAAGACATGAGTGGTCTGTTTCTCCATTGGATCGCCACCACAGGAGCAGGCATAGATCTCGCTCACCTGCTTCAAATTCAAGATCTCGGGATGAG GTAAATAATTCAAGAGGTGCCGAACATAG ggatgatgaagatgattctGTTGCTAAGATGAAGGCAGCTGAGGATGCCTTGgaagcaaaacaaaaa CAAAAACCTACATTTGAGCTATCTGGAAAGCTTGCAGCAGAAACCAACAGAGTTAGAGGTGTGACTCTGCTGTTCAATGAACCCCCTGATGCTCGAAAACCCGATATAAGATGGCGACTCTATGTTTTCAAAGCTGGCGAAGTACTAAATG AACCCCTTTATATACATCGCCAGAGCTGTTACCTTTTCGGGAGGGAAAGGCGAGTGGCAGATGTACCGACAGACCATCCATCCTGCAGCAAGCAACATGCTGTCATTCAATTCCG TCAAGTAGAAAAAGTGCAACCTGATGGTACATTAACCAAGCAAGTAAG GCCTTATATAATGGACCTTGGAAgcactaataaaactttcattaAT GACAATCCAATTGAACCTCAACGTTATTATGAACTTTTTGAGAAAGACACCATTAAATTTGGTAATAGTAG CCGAGAGTATGTTCTACTGCACGAGAACTCTTCCCAGTGA
- the LOC105782565 gene encoding tryptophan synthase beta chain 1 translates to MPSNMAATATSTATFRLGNPLSSSSSSSSSVYSSKKLPVNFRKFALQTSPVKSFSVSCTLTRKPVPAAPVSMDSDPNEWQRPDSFGRFGKFGGKYVPETLMSALSELDAAFHSLSKDEKFQEELAGILKDYVGRESPLYFAERLSEHYKRPNGEGPDIYLKREDLNHTGAHKINNAVAQALLAKRLGKKRIIAETGAGQHGVATATVCARFGLQCIIYMGAQDMERQALNVFRMRLLGAEVRAVHSGTATLKDATSEAIRDWVTNVETTHYILGSVAGPHPYPMMVREFHAVIGKETRKQALEKWGGKPDVLVACVGGGSNAMGLFHEFVNDKDVRLIGVEAAGFGVDSGKHAATLTKGDVGVLHGAMSYLLQDEDGQIIEPHSISAGLDYPGVGPEHSFLKDVGRAEYHSVTDEEALEAFKKLSRLEGIIPALETSHALAYLEKLCPTLPNGTKVVVNCSGRGDKDVQTVIKHLRV, encoded by the exons ATGCCCTCGAATATGGCCGCCACCGCCACAAGCACCGCCACGTTCCGTCTTGGCAATCCCctttcctcttcctcttcctcttcctcatCCGTTTACTCCTCCAAGAAATTGCCTGTCAATTTCAGAAAATTTGCGCTTCAGACGTCGCCTGTGAAAAGCTTTTCTGTTTCTTGTACTCTAACTAGAAAACCAGTCCCAGCTGCTCCGGTTTCCATGGATTCGGACCCGAACGAATGGCAACGACCCGACTCGTTTGGTCGGTTTGGCAAATTTGGCGGCAAATACGTTCCCGAGACCCTAATGTCTGCCCTCTCTGAGCTGGATGCGGCTTTTCATTCCCTCTCCAAAGATGAAAAATTCCAG GAAGAATTAGCTGGGATTTTGAAAGACTATGTTGGTAGGGAAAGTCCACTTTATTTTGCAGAGCGGCTGTCTGAACATTACAAGCGACCCAATGGTGAAGGGCCAGATATATACCTTAAGAGGGAGGATCTTAACCATACTGGTGCTCATAAGATCAATAATGCTGTTGCTCAGGCATTGCTTGCTAAACGTTTGGGAAAGAAACGGATTATTGCTGAAACTGGAGCTGGTCAGCATGGAGTGGCAACAGCTACCGTGTGTGCACGGTTTGGTTTGCAGTGCATTATTTACATGGGCGCTCAAGATATGGAAAGACAAGCGCTTAATGTTTTCAGAATGCGGCTTCTTGGTGCAGAG GTTAGAGCAGTTCACTCGGGTACGGCAACACTAAAAGATGCTACATCGGAAGCTATCCGGGATTGGGTGACTAACGTGGAGACAACTCATTATATTTTGGGATCTGTTGCTGGCCCACATCCATATCCTATGATGGTGAGAGAGTTCCATGCAGTGATTGGtaaagaaacaagaaaacaGGCCCTGGAAAAATGGGGAGGGAAACCAGATGTATTGGTTGCATGTGTTGGAGGAGGTTCAAATGCTATGGGACTTTTCCATGAGTTTGTTAATGACAAGGATGTTAGGTTGATTGGTGTAGAGGCTGCTGGTTTTGGTGTGGACAGTGGCAAGCATGCTGCTACTTTGACCAAGGGGGATGTGGGAGTTTTGCATGGAGCTATGTCCTACTTATTACAAGATGAAGATGGGCAAATAATTGAACCCCATTCCATTAGTGCAGG CTTGGATTATCCTGGGGTTGGACCAGAACACAGTTTTCTGAAAGACGTAGGGCGAGCTGAGTACCACAGTGTCACAGATGAAGAAGCATTGGAAG CTTTCAAGAAATTATCTCGACTGGAGGGCATAATCCCAGCTTTGGAGACATCTCATGCACTGGCTTATTTGGAGAAGCTGTGTCCTACTCTACCGAATGGTACCAAAGTTGTGGTTAACTGCAGCGGCAGAGGCGATAAAGATGTTCAGACTGTGATTAAGCATTTGCGGGTATGA